In the genome of Afifella aestuarii, one region contains:
- a CDS encoding segregation and condensation protein A → MSAAADAFEEDTPVDDADVLLVDVDGFEGPLDLLLALARSQKVDLTKISVLALAEQYLVFIDHARKLHLQIAADYLVMAAWLAYLKSRLLLPDPEPMEEPSGEEMAARLAFRLKRLQAMRDAAERLSDRDKLGSGFFERGMPEAIASDRTMRWGAELYDLLQSYSALRARQFASFVKVKKRKVIGLQEARDRLMRLIGEDATWMPMDTYLTEFLAKPELRATARASALSASLELVREGKLELTQSSNFAPLYVRRRSASLEAKRA, encoded by the coding sequence ATGAGTGCTGCGGCGGATGCTTTCGAGGAAGATACGCCCGTCGACGACGCCGACGTGCTGCTTGTCGACGTCGACGGTTTCGAAGGCCCGCTCGACCTGCTTCTTGCTCTCGCCCGCAGTCAGAAGGTCGATCTGACAAAAATTTCCGTGTTGGCTTTGGCCGAGCAGTATCTCGTTTTCATCGATCATGCACGGAAGCTGCATCTGCAGATCGCTGCCGACTACCTCGTGATGGCGGCGTGGCTCGCCTATCTCAAGTCGCGGCTTCTTCTGCCCGATCCCGAACCGATGGAAGAACCGTCTGGCGAGGAAATGGCGGCGCGGCTCGCTTTCCGCCTGAAGCGCCTTCAGGCCATGCGCGACGCGGCCGAGAGGCTGTCAGACCGGGACAAGCTCGGGTCCGGCTTTTTTGAGCGCGGTATGCCGGAAGCCATCGCCAGCGACCGCACGATGCGATGGGGCGCGGAGCTTTACGATCTCTTGCAGTCTTATTCGGCATTGCGTGCGCGCCAGTTTGCGAGCTTCGTGAAGGTGAAGAAGCGCAAGGTCATCGGGCTGCAGGAAGCGCGCGATCGCCTCATGCGCCTGATCGGCGAAGATGCGACCTGGATGCCGATGGACACCTATCTGACCGAGTTTCTGGCCAAGCCGGAATTGCGGGCGACAGCCCGAGCGAGTGCGCTTTCGGCAAGCCTCGAACTGGTGCGGGAGGGCAAGCTGGAACTGACGCAGTCCTCCAATTTTGCGCCTCTCTACGTGCGGCGGAGGTCTGCTTCGCTGGAGGCGAAGCGTGCCTGA
- the nagZ gene encoding beta-N-acetylhexosaminidase has translation MMAKAFACGLAGLTLGEEERAFLRDEKPWGVILFARNIQDAGQIRRLTDSVRETLDRPDVPILIDQEGGRVQRIRPPVVRSYPPAKRFGDIYKADPISGIEAAQLAAKLMALDLVELGINVDCLPVLDVPGPGSHDIIGDRAYGDTVDMVVTLGGAVMTGLRAGGVTPVIKHLPGHGRAASDSHEELPVVDADLAALEAVDFAPFRMLATRASLGIVAHVVYSAVDDAQPATHSAAIIANIIRERIGFDGLLMTDDISMKALSGSPAERSRRAIAAGCDIVLHCNGEMEEMREVANSVPELSGNALERAETSLVARVADEVGDRAFLHERLSQLLGSDRVLG, from the coding sequence ATGATGGCGAAGGCCTTCGCTTGCGGCCTCGCCGGGCTCACGCTCGGCGAGGAAGAACGCGCTTTCTTGCGCGATGAAAAACCCTGGGGCGTGATTCTCTTTGCCCGCAACATCCAAGATGCGGGCCAGATCCGGCGCCTGACCGACAGTGTCCGCGAGACGCTCGACCGTCCCGACGTTCCGATCTTGATCGACCAGGAAGGCGGCCGCGTCCAACGTATTCGTCCGCCGGTGGTGCGCTCCTATCCTCCGGCGAAGCGTTTCGGTGACATCTACAAGGCCGATCCGATTTCCGGCATCGAGGCGGCACAGCTTGCCGCCAAGCTGATGGCGCTCGACCTCGTCGAACTCGGCATCAACGTGGATTGCCTGCCGGTTCTCGATGTGCCGGGGCCGGGCAGCCACGATATCATCGGCGATCGCGCCTATGGGGACACGGTCGACATGGTGGTGACGCTCGGTGGTGCTGTCATGACCGGACTGAGGGCCGGTGGAGTGACGCCGGTGATCAAGCATCTGCCTGGGCATGGTCGCGCGGCTTCCGACAGCCATGAGGAGCTTCCCGTCGTCGATGCGGATCTGGCGGCACTCGAGGCCGTCGATTTCGCGCCGTTTCGGATGTTGGCCACGCGGGCATCCCTCGGCATCGTGGCGCATGTCGTCTATTCCGCGGTGGACGACGCCCAGCCGGCCACGCATTCCGCGGCAATCATCGCTAACATCATCCGTGAGCGAATCGGTTTTGATGGTCTGCTGATGACTGACGACATCTCCATGAAGGCGCTGAGCGGCAGTCCGGCCGAACGCTCCAGGCGTGCGATCGCCGCAGGCTGCGACATCGTCCTTCACTGCAATGGCGAGATGGAGGAGATGCGCGAGGTGGCGAATTCCGTTCCGGAGCTTTCCGGCAATGCGCTTGAGCGCGCCGAGACGTCCCTTGTTGCAAGGGTTGCCGACGAGGTCGGAGACCGGGCGTTCTTGCACGAGCGGTTGTCGCAGTTGCTGGGATCAGACAGGGTTCTTGGATGA
- the argS gene encoding arginine--tRNA ligase encodes MNLFDDFAERVRAAIARVVTESEIAPELLARVVVEPPRDAAHGDLATNAALVLAKPLAMKPRDLATRLGAELSRHDDVDAVEIAGPGFLNLRLAQSFWARELAAILKAGDRYGYVPAGQGAAVNIEYVSANPTGPLHVGHCRGAVVGDAIANLLAASGQAVTREYYINDAGSQVDQLARSVHLRYREALGETVGEIPKGLYPGDYLVPVGTALADKYGDALKGQDEADWLPLVRDFAIAAMMENIRNDLASLNIRHDVFFSERSLMGNGRDRVAELIAWLEERDLVYWGTLPPPKGQENEDEDWDEREQLLFRATSFGDDVDRPLKKADGSYTYFASDIAYHFDKFERGFAHMIDVWGADHGGYVKRMTAAVKAISEGKGELEVQLSQLVRLFRAGEPVRMSKRAGDLVTLADVVDEVGRDAVRFMMLTRKADAPLDFDFQTVTEQSKDNPVFYVQYAHARTASVRRQFAQEMPEVDETPAELASAERLIRLEDAGELQLIKQLCDWPRIVQLAAQSREPHRIAYYLYDLANSFHVHWNRGKESPQLRFIKPDDIEISKARLGLVDAVGMVIRAGLSVLGVEAPKEMR; translated from the coding sequence ATGAACCTTTTTGATGATTTTGCGGAGCGGGTCCGGGCCGCTATCGCCCGGGTCGTAACGGAAAGCGAGATCGCGCCGGAGCTTCTTGCGCGCGTGGTGGTCGAGCCGCCGCGCGATGCCGCGCACGGCGACCTTGCCACCAACGCTGCGCTGGTGCTCGCAAAACCCCTGGCGATGAAGCCGCGTGATCTCGCGACCAGGCTCGGTGCCGAGCTCTCGCGCCACGACGATGTGGACGCGGTGGAGATTGCCGGCCCTGGCTTCCTCAATTTGCGTCTGGCCCAATCCTTCTGGGCGCGGGAACTCGCGGCCATCCTGAAAGCCGGCGACCGCTATGGCTACGTGCCGGCGGGGCAGGGTGCGGCCGTCAACATCGAATACGTCTCGGCCAACCCCACCGGACCGTTGCATGTCGGCCATTGCCGCGGTGCCGTCGTCGGTGATGCGATCGCAAACCTTTTGGCGGCCTCCGGTCAGGCGGTGACGCGGGAATATTACATCAACGATGCCGGCTCGCAGGTCGATCAGCTCGCGCGCTCCGTCCATCTGCGCTACCGCGAAGCGCTTGGCGAGACGGTCGGCGAGATCCCGAAGGGGCTCTATCCGGGCGATTATCTCGTTCCCGTCGGCACGGCGCTGGCTGATAAATATGGTGATGCGCTCAAGGGCCAGGATGAAGCCGATTGGCTGCCTCTGGTGCGCGACTTCGCGATCGCTGCGATGATGGAGAATATCCGCAACGATCTCGCCAGCCTCAATATCCGTCACGACGTGTTCTTCTCCGAGCGTTCGCTGATGGGGAACGGCCGTGATCGGGTGGCGGAACTCATCGCGTGGCTTGAAGAGCGCGATCTCGTCTATTGGGGAACTCTGCCTCCGCCCAAGGGGCAGGAGAACGAGGACGAAGACTGGGACGAGCGCGAGCAGCTTCTCTTTCGGGCGACGTCGTTCGGTGACGATGTCGACCGGCCGCTGAAGAAAGCGGACGGCAGCTACACCTACTTCGCCTCCGACATCGCCTATCACTTCGACAAGTTCGAGCGCGGCTTCGCTCATATGATCGATGTCTGGGGCGCCGATCACGGCGGCTACGTCAAGCGTATGACGGCCGCGGTTAAAGCCATTTCTGAAGGCAAGGGCGAGCTCGAAGTGCAGCTGTCACAGCTCGTTCGGCTCTTCCGGGCAGGGGAGCCCGTCAGAATGTCGAAGCGGGCGGGCGATCTCGTGACGCTCGCCGACGTTGTCGACGAGGTGGGCCGCGACGCGGTTCGCTTCATGATGCTGACCCGCAAGGCGGATGCGCCGCTCGACTTCGATTTTCAGACCGTGACCGAGCAGTCGAAGGACAATCCGGTTTTCTACGTGCAGTATGCGCATGCGCGCACAGCCTCCGTGCGACGGCAATTTGCGCAGGAAATGCCGGAGGTTGACGAGACACCTGCAGAGCTCGCCTCAGCCGAGCGGCTTATCCGTCTCGAAGACGCTGGCGAGCTCCAGCTCATCAAGCAGCTCTGCGACTGGCCGCGTATCGTGCAGCTTGCCGCCCAGAGCAGAGAGCCGCATCGGATTGCGTATTATCTCTACGATCTAGCGAATTCCTTTCATGTTCACTGGAACAGAGGCAAGGAGTCGCCGCAATTACGCTTCATTAAGCCTGATGATATAGAGATATCAAAAGCGAGGCTTGGCTTGGTGGATGCTGTTGGCATGGTGATCCGAGCGGGCTTGTCGGTGCTCGGGGTCGAGGCGCCCAAGGAGATGCGCTGA
- a CDS encoding deoxyguanosinetriphosphate triphosphohydrolase yields the protein MSASLPRHLLKHGARWKAPYATGPEEGGARVHEETEDPLRSPFQRDRDRIVHCTAFRRLKHKTQVFIRPEGDHFRTRLTHSLEVAQVARSIARPLGLDEDLTEAIALAHDLGHTPFGHAGERALSAALGEYGGFDHNVQSLRVVTRLERRYARYDGLNLSRASLEGLVKHNGPLKGKVSALSPVVMELNEALDLDLENYAGAEAQIAAISDDIAYDAHDIDDGLRSGLLHPEDLVEVPLTARIIGALDRTFPALERSRFAAELTRRLITVMIIDVLVETAGRLEGAASMRAVTHAGEPTVGFSQNMAREEKELKGFLFSRLYRHESVMLAAHAGEAIVTDLFERLHSEPEFLPDEWQAELDMSDKRRRARRAADYIAGMSDGFAVAEHRRLFDHTPDLG from the coding sequence ATGAGTGCGAGCCTTCCTCGTCATCTCCTCAAGCACGGCGCCCGCTGGAAAGCGCCTTACGCCACAGGCCCGGAAGAGGGGGGTGCCCGTGTGCATGAGGAGACGGAGGATCCTCTGCGTTCGCCGTTCCAGCGTGACCGAGACCGGATCGTGCATTGCACTGCGTTCCGGAGACTGAAGCACAAGACGCAGGTCTTCATCCGGCCGGAAGGTGATCATTTCCGAACGCGGCTGACGCATTCCCTGGAGGTTGCGCAGGTTGCGCGCTCGATTGCGCGTCCCTTGGGTCTCGACGAAGATTTGACGGAGGCGATCGCGCTTGCACACGATCTCGGGCACACGCCGTTCGGCCATGCCGGCGAACGGGCTTTGAGTGCCGCTCTCGGCGAATATGGCGGCTTTGATCATAACGTTCAGAGCCTGCGCGTCGTTACGCGACTGGAGCGGCGCTATGCGCGCTATGACGGTCTCAATCTGTCGCGCGCCTCTTTGGAAGGCCTCGTCAAACACAACGGACCGCTAAAAGGAAAGGTGTCGGCTCTCTCTCCGGTGGTGATGGAGCTCAATGAGGCGCTCGACCTCGATTTGGAAAATTATGCAGGCGCGGAAGCCCAGATCGCTGCGATTTCCGACGACATCGCCTATGATGCGCACGACATCGACGACGGGTTGCGCTCCGGCCTCCTGCATCCCGAAGACCTTGTCGAGGTTCCGCTGACGGCGCGCATCATCGGCGCACTCGATCGAACCTTTCCCGCGCTGGAGCGCTCGCGTTTTGCGGCCGAGCTCACGCGGCGGTTGATTACCGTGATGATCATCGATGTGCTTGTCGAGACGGCCGGGCGGCTTGAGGGTGCGGCGTCGATGCGTGCGGTCACCCATGCCGGCGAGCCGACGGTCGGTTTCTCGCAGAACATGGCGCGCGAGGAGAAGGAGCTGAAAGGCTTCCTCTTTTCGCGGCTTTATCGCCATGAGAGCGTCATGCTAGCGGCCCATGCCGGTGAGGCGATCGTGACGGATCTCTTCGAGCGCCTGCATTCGGAGCCTGAGTTCCTGCCCGACGAGTGGCAGGCAGAGCTCGATATGAGCGATAAACGGAGGCGGGCCCGCCGTGCGGCCGATTATATCGCCGGGATGAGCGACGGCTTTGCAGTTGCCGAGCATCGGCGCCTGTTTGACCACACCCCCGATCTCGGCTAG
- a CDS encoding twin-arginine translocase TatA/TatE family subunit, which translates to MSIGFWQIVIIAIIIVLLFGRGKISDLMGDVAKGIKSFKTGLQDDDDTTTSTNQSRTIEHNDPASVEPAEKKNKVG; encoded by the coding sequence ATGTCGATAGGCTTCTGGCAGATCGTTATCATCGCGATCATCATCGTGCTCCTGTTCGGGCGCGGAAAGATCTCTGACCTGATGGGTGATGTCGCCAAAGGCATCAAGAGCTTCAAGACGGGCCTGCAGGACGACGACGACACCACCACGTCGACGAACCAGTCCCGGACCATCGAGCACAACGACCCCGCCAGCGTGGAGCCGGCGGAGAAGAAGAACAAGGTCGGCTAA
- a CDS encoding SPOR domain-containing protein, with translation MDAFSSELEAELMREFEQSNRARQPETYAPEPYTPKTYTRAEPRFVPEPPQRPEEPAHWQSHEPRAEHPLASLVTRFPSGPAAEEFDDERSASEDRYPASEPYGAYEDSRQSPGYEEAAQEPYDAPEGPYAQSHHDAARDFAHWMEHELPGELAAQSERKEPSWSEPQHGGADYGQSDYGESDRSDLTEDERVSEVREPRAPYVPHVQAGAPRTERDWPASDDLADTPEPSHEEFPFLVDSDPLVSRADGDPDGQIRMDDEGDGRKGRRKGLMALAAVLGVVVVGGGVIAMLGGGEGDSDGTVPVITADGSDVKVAVESPGDNKDDEVGQAVFDRVSGRNPETDEKLVDRNEEPREIARIVLPNAQEGEAADDGAAAVDDDGKISARISDDTAQPQVGPQVTPIGPKKVRTLTVRPDGTIVENAPDSQAATPQEPRELAGPAPATDPEPVQVQSVRVQPEDGGMPADESGSNAQAGAEPNGLGETPTAAETPSFDIANLPQARPTVPDLVAPSPSSAQTAPQPAASASSLTASAPTSNASEPQVASTAPAGWAVQVSSQRSEEQARSSYSNLQRRFPQLLGGQEAMILQADLGDKGIYYRVRVGPMASREAAISLCENLQSAGGSCFVTQ, from the coding sequence GTGGACGCGTTCTCATCCGAACTCGAGGCCGAGCTGATGCGCGAGTTCGAGCAATCGAACCGTGCGCGCCAGCCCGAAACCTACGCGCCTGAGCCCTACACACCCAAGACCTACACGCGTGCGGAACCCCGGTTCGTGCCCGAGCCTCCGCAACGGCCGGAAGAGCCGGCACATTGGCAGAGCCACGAGCCGCGTGCCGAGCACCCTCTTGCATCTCTGGTGACACGGTTTCCGAGCGGTCCTGCCGCCGAGGAATTTGACGACGAGAGATCTGCCTCCGAGGACCGTTATCCGGCCTCTGAGCCATATGGCGCGTATGAGGATTCGCGTCAGTCTCCCGGTTATGAAGAGGCGGCGCAGGAGCCTTATGATGCTCCGGAAGGTCCGTACGCCCAATCCCATCATGATGCGGCTCGAGATTTTGCGCATTGGATGGAGCATGAACTCCCGGGCGAGCTCGCGGCCCAGTCGGAGAGGAAGGAGCCGTCATGGTCGGAGCCGCAGCATGGCGGCGCCGATTATGGACAATCGGATTATGGGGAATCGGACCGGTCCGATCTTACCGAGGATGAGCGTGTCTCGGAGGTGCGCGAGCCGCGCGCACCCTATGTCCCGCACGTCCAGGCCGGCGCCCCGCGCACGGAGCGCGACTGGCCCGCAAGCGATGATCTCGCCGACACCCCCGAGCCGAGCCACGAAGAATTTCCGTTCCTTGTCGACAGTGATCCACTCGTCAGTCGCGCCGACGGCGATCCCGATGGTCAGATCCGTATGGATGATGAGGGCGATGGACGCAAAGGACGCCGCAAAGGCCTGATGGCGCTTGCCGCCGTGTTGGGCGTCGTTGTTGTCGGTGGCGGCGTCATTGCCATGCTTGGCGGAGGTGAGGGCGATTCAGATGGGACCGTTCCCGTCATCACCGCCGATGGCAGCGACGTGAAAGTGGCCGTCGAAAGCCCGGGAGACAACAAAGACGACGAGGTCGGCCAAGCCGTGTTCGACCGCGTCTCTGGCCGCAACCCCGAGACCGACGAAAAGCTCGTCGACCGGAACGAAGAGCCGCGGGAAATCGCTCGCATCGTGTTGCCGAACGCACAAGAGGGTGAGGCCGCCGATGATGGAGCCGCCGCGGTAGACGATGACGGCAAGATCTCCGCGCGCATTTCGGACGATACGGCTCAGCCGCAGGTCGGGCCACAGGTCACACCGATTGGGCCCAAGAAGGTTCGCACTTTGACGGTCCGTCCGGATGGCACGATCGTGGAAAACGCTCCCGATAGTCAGGCAGCTACCCCTCAGGAGCCGAGGGAACTCGCCGGGCCCGCGCCAGCGACAGACCCGGAGCCCGTCCAGGTGCAGAGCGTGCGCGTGCAGCCAGAAGACGGCGGTATGCCTGCTGACGAAAGCGGAAGTAACGCGCAAGCGGGAGCGGAGCCGAATGGGCTCGGCGAAACGCCGACTGCCGCCGAAACGCCGAGCTTCGACATTGCGAACCTGCCGCAGGCGCGACCGACTGTGCCGGATCTCGTCGCACCGTCCCCCAGTTCGGCGCAAACCGCGCCGCAGCCGGCGGCGTCGGCCTCTTCCTTGACCGCCTCGGCGCCGACTTCGAATGCGTCAGAGCCGCAGGTCGCCTCCACGGCGCCGGCCGGATGGGCGGTTCAGGTCAGCTCCCAGCGTTCAGAAGAGCAGGCCCGGTCGTCCTACAGCAATCTGCAGCGTCGTTTTCCGCAGCTTCTCGGAGGCCAGGAGGCCATGATCCTTCAGGCCGATCTCGGCGACAAAGGCATCTATTACCGTGTCCGCGTCGGCCCGATGGCTTCGCGCGAGGCGGCGATCTCGTTGTGCGAGAATCTGCAGAGCGCCGGCGGCAGTTGCTTCGTAACGCAGTAG
- the scpB gene encoding SMC-Scp complex subunit ScpB — translation MPDLFASGSNVTSLSPEDRRLHLRMLEAMLFASAKPMSEAELAAKMPEGVTVDVLLHELQTAYASRGVNLRRIGDRWAFRTASDLGFLLQEHKVEERKLSRAAMETLAIIAYHQPVTRAEIEEVRGVSTSKGTLDVLLETGWVRPRGRRRSPGRPLTFGTTNEFLDHFGLAAIGDLPGLLDLKAAGLLNANIPPGFEAPPAFGSEALRDDEEPLDGD, via the coding sequence GTGCCTGATCTTTTCGCCAGCGGCAGCAACGTCACCAGCCTATCGCCGGAGGATCGCCGGCTGCATTTGCGGATGCTCGAAGCGATGTTGTTCGCCTCGGCGAAGCCCATGAGCGAGGCGGAGCTGGCCGCCAAGATGCCCGAGGGCGTGACGGTCGATGTGCTCTTGCACGAATTGCAGACCGCTTATGCGAGCCGGGGCGTCAATCTGAGGCGCATCGGCGATCGTTGGGCATTTCGCACTGCGAGCGATCTCGGCTTTCTGTTGCAGGAGCACAAGGTCGAGGAGCGCAAGCTCTCTCGGGCCGCGATGGAGACGCTCGCCATCATCGCCTACCACCAGCCGGTCACGCGTGCGGAGATCGAAGAGGTGAGGGGCGTTTCGACCTCCAAGGGTACGCTGGATGTTCTTCTGGAGACAGGTTGGGTGCGGCCGCGGGGGCGTCGGCGTTCGCCTGGGCGCCCGCTGACTTTCGGGACGACGAACGAATTTCTCGATCATTTCGGACTTGCAGCGATCGGCGATCTGCCGGGTCTCCTCGACCTGAAGGCAGCAGGCCTTCTGAACGCCAATATTCCGCCGGGCTTCGAAGCGCCTCCTGCCTTTGGGAGCGAGGCGCTGCGGGACGACGAAGAGCCTTTGGATGGCGACTGA